CCCATTACCGGGTTACTACCAACAGCGATACAAGTTATGAAGCATCAAGGTACTTTAATCGTCCCTGAAGATGGTGCAGAAGAGATCGGTTTTTTGCATTATTCAGAGTTCTTAATGGCAAAAACATTAAGAGAGGTTGTTGAGTTTATCGATGGGAAACAAGATCTTGCTAAGCCTCCTGAGGTCAGTGTGCAAAGATTGGAGGATCCTCGTGATTTTTCTGAAGTAAAAGGTCAGTTTTTTGCCAAAAGAGCCTTGGAGATCGCCGCTGCTGGGGGACATAATTTACTGTTGATAGGGCCACCTGGAACTGGCAAAACGATGTTAGCATCTCGCTTTATTACAATTATGCCGAGTATGACGAGAGAAGAAGCGATAGAGAGCGCGATGATTGCCTCGATTAGCCGGCAAGGGTTTCGTGCAGAGCAATTTGGAATTAGACCTTATCGAACGCCGCACCACACAGCTTCTTCCGTGGCTTTAGTTGGAGGAGGAACTTATCCAAAACCAGGAGAGATATCGCTTGCGCATCATGGTGTACTATTTTTAGATGAGTTACCTGAGTTTAATCGCAGTGTTTTAGAAGTGCTACGAGAGCCGTTAGAGTCTGGAGTTATTCATGTTTCTAGAGCAATGCAACAAGTTGAGTTTCCGGCAAAATTTCAGCTACTTTCCGCAATGAATCCTTGCCCTTGTGGCTATTATGGTGATCCTGTACATGAGTGCACTTGCAGTGACTATGGGATAGCGAGATACCGTGGGCGAGTATCTGGTCCGATGTTAGATCGTATTGATCTTCATGTTGAAGTCCCGAGAATTAGTACGGAAGAGCTACAAAGTAGTCAGGTAGGTGAAAGCTCAAAGGCGATTCGCCAGCGGGTGGATAATGCGCGAGCAAGACAAATGCAAAGGCGAGAGAAAATGAATGCAGATTTATCGGTAAGTGAAATTGAGCATGATTGCCATCTAGGGGAGGCCGAGATCAAGCTATTAGAGATGGCGCAAAAACGCTTAAATTTTTCACCAAGAAGTTATCACCGAATTTTGCGCGTTGCTCGTACAATTGCAGATTTAGAAGGTATGGCTGAAATTAATAGCCGGCATTTAACAGAGAGTCTAGCATTTAGGGCATTAGATCGAGGTTATCAATCAAGTACTAGTTCGTAGATCCGTTTTGATGAGCATGCTTTAATATTTATTGAAAGTTGATACTTAACGTTAAAAAGGTATCTCTCTATTTTTGGCGATTGATTTGTCAATTAACTAGATCAGAAAAGTCCTTTGAGAGGCATTAAATAAAAAGCAAGAGAAAGCCGGCATAAGCCAGCTTTTAATGTGTCATTTCTAATGATATAGCACCTTTTAATCTAATAACATCGTCCCTTTATTTGCTAAATTAATATGCCATGAGAACGCTTCATCTAATAGATGTGGTGTGTTTCCTCCTCGTTTTTCTTTAGCATCTTTTAGATATTTTCTTGCTTGCGCTTTGTAGGTTGGATGCATACAATTTTCAATGATTTTTTCAGCCGCATCGGTTGGGCATAAACCTCGGATATCGGCATATCCTATCTCCGTAATGATGAGATCTACTTCATGATTCGTATGATCAACGTGTGTGACAAAGGGAACAATTGCTGAAATTGCCCCATTTTTTGCAGTTGATTGTGTGACAAAAGCGCTGATTCGAGAGTTTCGAGAGAAGTCTGCAGATCCCCCAATTCCATTCATGGCATGAGTACCACTGACATGTGTTGAATTGACGTTCCCGTAGATATCAACCTCAAGGGCGGTATTAAATGAGATGACCCCTAATCGTCTAATCACCTCTGGATGATTAGTGATCTCTTGCGGGCGGAACAAAATTTTGTCTCTGTATTTAGCAAGATCCTCGGCAAGGGTTGCAACGCGATTTTTTGAAAGAGAAAATGCCGTTCCCACAGCAAAACTAACAACCCCAGCATCAATAAGGTCAAAGATCCCATCTTGGAGCACTTCGGAAGAGACAATAAGATTTTTAAACTTCCCAGAGCTTGCCATACCTTTTAATACGGCATTTGCGACAGAACCAACGCCTGATTGAAGTGGTGCAAGGTCGGGACCTAATCTTCCACTTTCAACTTCTTTGGAGAGGAAGTCTAAAAAATGATCGGCAATGGCTTGCGTTTCCTCATTCGGTTCAAATAGCGGTGATGGAATATCAGGACGATCTGATAAGACAATACCTTTAACTTTGTTAGGATCGACTTTAATGCCGATACTACCAATACGCTTGCTAAGGTCATCATAGACGGGAATTGCTTGCCGTCCTTCCCCTTGTTCTTTTGGCATATAGATATCATGGATTCCCTCATAGCTATCAGGCGCACTAGTATTGAGTTCAATAATGACATAGTCTGCCTTTTCAACAAAAATAGGAGAGTTCCCAACAGAGCCTGTGGGGATAATTAGTCCATCTTCCGTAATTGCCGCAGCTTCAATAATTGCATAATCAATTTTCCCTAGGTTTCCTTGGCGAATAGTTTCTGCGGTATGAGAAAGATGTTGATCAATATACTTTATTTCTCCTTTATTAATTTTTTGACGCATGACCGGATTGGCTTGATAAGGTAGCCTAAGATTAATGATATCTGCTTCTGCCATTGCTTCATCAGCATCGGGACCTAAAGAGGCTCCGGTAAAAAGATTGATTTTGAATTTTTCTGTTTTGCCTCGCTCAGCGAGTGCTCTAGGAAAGACTTTTGGTTCGCCAAATAGTGTAAAGCCACTCATTCCAAGAGTCATACCATCTTTAATCCAAGAGGCTGCTTCCTCGGCAGAAACAACTTTATCTAAGAAATCTTGATAGCGTAGTTTTTTGTTTAAATTCGTATTCATGGTATTTATCCCCCAATGTTATTTATTATTTTTATAAAATGTATTTTTTACTAAAATATGTTGTAACAAAGAAGACAACTTCTGTTGCAGAAGTATGATGATCGAAGTAAAAATAGAGTAGAGTTGACTATAATATAGGCAGATGTTCAAAGGGAGTTCAAGCTTTTCAATCATTTAATTTTTATCAAATAACGCTATGAGTGCTTTAATAATCATTTATTTTATGGGGATTTTTTTAAAATTATCTTCAAAGAAAAGGAAAAAAATAGATAAAATAACTCATTATAAGTTTAGTTAATACCTGCTTACGATAGGTCGCTTTATAGCGTAGGATAAGCCTTTTAATCGATTACTTTGAGGAATAAAGAGGAAATATATGACACAAAAGTCACGTTGTAGATGGTGTGGAAATCAGGCTTTATATCAATCATATCATGATGAAGAGTGGGGAAAACTCAATAAGGATGAGCAATCACTTTTTGAGCTTTTTTTATTAGAAACGCAACATGCAGGACTTTCATGGTGGACAGTCCTTTCTAAAAGAGAAGGATACCGTAGCGCCTTTTTAGAATTTGATCCAATCAAAATGAGCCAGATGGATGAAGCTGATGTTGAACGCTTATTGCTAGATGATGGTATTATCCGTAATCGATTAAAAATTAATGCCATGATTCATAATGCTAAAACCTATTTACGTTTTATTAAAGAGGTAGATACATTCCAAAATTATTTTTGGCAAAAAATAGGGGGTGCGCAGATAGTGAATCATTATGGGGAAAATGAGTTATCACCTGCGGTAACCCCTTTATCAGATGAGATAGCTAAAGAGTTTAAAAAGTTTGGTTTTAAGTTTTTTGGAAGTACAGCGGCGTATGCCTTCTTACAAGCGGCGGGTTTTATAGATGATCATTTGGCAGAATGCTATTTAAGTAGAGAGAAAGAGTAATGGGCTATCCATTTGAGGTTACTAAAAAAGGGCATGATAACGTATCAACATTGCCGAGTTATATTGTCTCTGAGCTGACAGATGCATATTTAGAAACAGAAAATCGTTTTGTATGGGATGGTAAAAAATTCTATTGGAATGATTTAGAAGCAGGGCATTTGGAGATTGATTTTTTCTCTAAAAAAATGCGTTATCGCATGCAACATATTAATAAAGCCCAAGAGCCTTTGTTACGCGCATTAGGTTGGAAAAGTACTGAGCAAAAATCAGTGTTAGATATGACTGCAGGATTAGGGCGAGATGCTTGCATGCTTTTTTTTGCGGGATTCAATGTCACAATGTTTGAACGAAATCCAATATTACAACTACTCTTAGCAAATGCGTTGAGTGAATTGCCATCTGAAGATTTTTCGCAGCAGTTTATCTTAGAAAAGGAAGATTCAATTGTCTATTTAAGACGTATGATTGAGCTTAATTTAGCAGCACCTTTTGCGGATGCGATCTATATGGATCCGATGTACCCAGAACGTAAAAAGTCAGCATTAGTGAAAAAAGAGTTACGGATTATTCGTAATCTTGTGGGTGCTGATTTAGATAGTGAATCTTTATTATTAATGGCAATAGAAAGTGGTGTTCCTCGAGTTGTTGTCAAACGTCCGAAAGGGGCAACTTTTGTCGCAGATAAAAGGCCAAATCATTCTGTTGAATCGCCTAATACTCGGTTTGATGTTTATCTTAATCATCCATTATAGAATGATCTTATTTCTGAAAAGTTTCAGACCAGCACCGGATAATATAGTCGATTTGGTTTAAGAAAAGTAAGTCTTAAACAGCGGGCACGGGGTTTTAGGAAGAACATGAAACATTCCCTCCAGCCGTACATAAATCTATAAAGGTACCTATTAAATAGTACTTGTAAGAGGCCAGATAGAACATATCTCTTATCGTTAATAGCCGATATGCCGGCATTTAAATCAGCCTATTTTGAACCTATTTCACTATAGATTATTGTGGGAAATGACTTGAAAAGCGTAGTTGATCATCAGTCTTTGCGCTATTAATATTTTTGATGCAGGGATAGATGTTGAGTATGAAGAGGGCTTACGTTATCCTAACTCGTTCTTTATTGTTCGATTACATCAAAGGGAGTTAGAGGAATGGATCAGCGTCATGAATCAGAAACTATCGATAAGTCAGATGCGCTTTGCTTAAGAAGTCCTGAGCTATTTGATTTAGAATTAGTGAATGCGGAGCTTAAGGCGGCGGTTGAGACGCTTATGGATTTAGGCCCTGCTGTGAGTATTTTTGGTTCTGCACGTTTAAGTTCTACTCACCGAAGTTATCAAATCGCGCTTGAAATTGCAGAGAAGCTTTCTGCAAGAGGTATCTCGATTATTACAGGTGGTGGACCTGGCGTGATGGAGGCGGGAAATAAAGGTTGTCAGTTAGGGGAGAAAGGGCAGTCAATTGGGCTAAATATCAAGCTACCAAGAGAGCAGTCGCCAAATCCTTATCAGGATGTGTCGCTGTTTTTTGAACATTTTTTAACAAGAAAAACAATTTTTATGGATTATTCTGCGGCTTATATTTGTGTCCCAGGAGGCTTTGGGACTTTGGATGAGCTCATGGAAGCGATTACATTGATGCAGACTAAAAAGATGAAGATGAAGCCTGTTATTTTGGTGGATAGTGATTTCTGGCAGCCATTAATGGGGTGGTTTGAATCTCAGTTTTTGAAGCATGAGATGATTGTTAAAGAAGATCTTAATAAATTTATAATGGCTGATAGTGCTGATGAGGTATTAGAAGCATTGATTAAAACGGGATTGCTTTAGCGTGATCTAAATTTTTTTCGATGAGGCATTATAGCCAATTTGGTTTGGTAAACCCTGTTTTGTACATCAAATCAGCTTACAGGATGCCGGATAGAATGATTTTTGTGCTTCTCATAACCGATGCGCCGGCAATCTGATTCTGTCACTTTTAAACCGAATCGACTATAAGAACTCTTCTTAGCTATACAAATAGGGAATAAAAAAACGCTGATCTAAATAAGGTCAGCGTTTTTATTGGTTTGTTGAAAAGTTGATACTATTTTTTATGTAAGATTTGCTCAACTAATAATGTGATAGTATCTGCTGGAATATGAAGGTTTGGTGCCATTGGGATTGGACCCCAAACACCTGCACCACCATTTTTGACTTTTTCAACAAGGTAAGTTTCAGCATCTGCATCATCTTTATATTTTTCATATACTTCATCATAGCTTGGTCCAATCAATTTACTATCTTGGCGATGGCAAGCAAAACAACCTGAAGCCGATGCAAGATCAGGATCTACCTGTGCAAATGTTGGTGCCGCTAGGGCTGCGAATGAAGCTGCAACGAGAAGTAATTTTTTCATACTAGTATTCCTTTTGAATGCGTACTCAAATTAAAATTGTCTTGCTGCTATCTTGGATAAATCGCTTCTGCTCTTGGCGCTTATGTTCTGTAACAGCTCTTTTATTATCAATAATCATATTGTAACACCAAATATTGCGCAATATATTGAAAATAGTCAATCTTTGGTGCAACGGTAGATTAATGAATAATCTGGGGGTTTAGGTTTTTCTTTTAGTTGTTGATATTAAAAGGTTTTTGTTTTATAAAAAACCTTTTTTGATTCTTTTAAGTTTTTAATGAGCCTGATATCTACTTTTCTTTATGAGGTTGTTCCCAGTTTTCAACATGAATCACTTCTAGTTTATTGCGAACAAGTTCATGATCTTTCACATCTTTAGGCACAATAGAACCAGCCGCCGTTGCTGCGTGGTTCCCAACCTTTAACGGCGCTACAAGTGAGCTATTTGAGCCGATAAATGCGTGATCTCCGATAATTGTAGGATATTTATTAGCGCCATCGTAATTACAAGTAATGGTACCAGCACCAATATTACTTCCTTCCCCAATTGTGGCATCCCCAAGATAGGTTAAGTGGCCTGCTTTAGAACCATTGCCTAATGTTGTATTCTTCGTTTCCACAAAGTTACCAATGCGTGTATTATCGCCAAGTTTTGTATTTTCACGAATACGTGCGAAAGGTCCAATATCTGCATTTTTGCCGATCGATGCCATTTCAATCACAGAATACGGGTGAATGGTTGTATTATCAGCAATGACAACATCTCTTAGGACTGAGCCAGTACGAATTGTTACATTTTTTCCAAGAACGATATTACCTTCTAAAATGACATTAGGCTCAATATGACAATCTAAATCATTTTGAATTTTGCCTCGAATTGTTAATGATTCAGGATCATCAATCGTAACGCCATTGAGCATTAATTTTTTAGCCATCTCTTTTTGATAATAGCGCTCTAGTGTAGCAAGTTGTACGCGGTCATTTACGCCTTGAATAAGTTCAGGAGCTTCATTAAAGGTATGAATAGTAATTTCATTATTTGCCGCAAGTTTGGCAATATCCGTTAGATAATATTCTTCTTGTTGGTTGTTATTATCAATTTGTGGCAGTGCTTCTGTTAAAAATTTTTGGCAAACAGCAAAGATGCCTGTATTAATCTCTTTAATCTGCTTTTGGGCTTCATTGGCATCTTTTTCTTCGATAATTGCAATCATATGGTTATTATGATCACGGATAATACGGCCATAACCTGTAGGATTATCAAAAGTTGAGATTAACCAATTTAAACGAGTTCTTTCGGCATTATTCACTAACTCTTCTAAGGTCTCTGCGTTGATAAGCGGAGTATCTCCGTACAATACAAGGACTGTTGAATCTTCAATAGTATAAGGAAGTGCATATTTCATTGCATCTCCTGTACCTTCAAACGTCTCTTGTTTTGCCCAAGTAATATCTTCATGATGTGCAAAAGCTGCTTGTAGTTCTTCACCACGATGACCATAAACGACAATGAGGCGATCCGGATTTAATTGACGAGCACTCTCTAAAACATGCTCTAGCATTGGTTTTCCCCCAATTTTATGTAGAGGTTTTGGAAGCGCAGATTTCATACGTGAACCAAGTCCTGCTGCGAGCACGACAATTGAGAGTTTTTTCATTGTGAAGTCCTTTTTCATAGCAATAACTTTTATCTATAAGATCTATAGAGATCTTATAGATATAATAATGGAGGTTAGTCTATACCCTTAAGAATAATATTCAAATAAACAAAAAGAATTATATTACCTATCCTTTTGATTCAAAATAGTAAAATTTATAGTGAATCAACTAATGTTATCTATTAATTTACTAATGGCATTAATCCGTGTTTCAGGGTTTTCTAATGGTAGTACATAGCGTAGCGCATCTTGTCCTTGTAATTGATAAAAATGTGGACGATCTTGAATAAGAGAGATTAATTTTTGGGGATTAATTCGAGGATGCTCTCCGAAAATAATACGCACGCCATTTTGATTCGCTTCAATTTTTTTAAGATTGAGAGGTTTTGCTTTTAGCTTTAGCTCTGCAAGTTTAAAGAGTCGTTTAGTAGAATCTGGAAGTAACCCAAAACGATCAATCATCTCTATTTGAATCTGATCAAGTTCATCTTGAGTTTTGCTACTTGCGATCCGTTTGTAGAATGAAAGTCTAGCTGAAACATCAAAAATAAAATCTTCTTGAATCAGTGCCGGAACGCCAATGCTAATTTCAAGGCCTTTATTAAAAGGATCGGCGATATCCAGTTTCCCGCCTCGTTTAATCATTTCGGCAGCTTCACTTAAGAGTTCCATATAGAGGGAGAAGCCGATGGCATTAATTTCCCCACTTTGGGCATCCCCTAGTAATTCTCCAGCGCCTCGAATTTCAAGATCATGATTAGCAAGCATAAAGCCAGCGCCAAGAGTATCTGTGGTTGCTATTGCCTCTATTCGTTTTTTTGCATCCGTTGTCATTGCTGCATATTCTGGCACGATGAGGTAACAGAAAGCCCTGTGATGGGATCTACCAACTCTTCCACGAATTTGATGTAATTGCGCTAATCCTAAATGATCAGCTTTATTAATAATGACAGTATTAGCATTAGGGACATCAATACCTGATTCAATGATAGTGGTACATAGTAGGATGTTAATACGGTGATGATAAAAATCGAGCATGACCTTTTCTAATTCTGTCTCATTCATTTGACCGTGGGCAACGCCAATAGAGATATCTGGCATTAATTCTAGAAGGCGATCTTCTACTGCGGTAATACTTTTAACTTCATTGTGTAGGAAGTAGACCTGACCTCCTCGTTTAAATTCTCGAGTACAAGCCTCGATGATCAGTTCATCGCTCCATTCATTGACAAAGGTTTTTACCGCAATCCGATTTTCAGGGGGTGTTGCGATGATAGAGAGAGCTTTTAATCCTGTTAGACCCATATTTAAGGTACGGGGAATAGGAGTTGCTGTCATCGCCATAAAGTTTACTTCTGCACGAAGTTCGCGTAATCGCTCTTTTTGCTTGACGCCAAAGCGGTGTTCCTCATCAATGATCACAAGGCCTAGATTTTTAAAAATGGTATCTTCTGACAGCAAACGATGTGTACCGATGACAATATCGATATTCCCTTTTTCTAGCGATGCAAGAATCTCCTTAGTCTCTTTAGTTTTTCGAAAACGAGACAGTGCTGCGATCTTTAGTGGCCAATCGGCAAAGCGATCCTCAAAAGCTGTCGCGTGTTGTTCTGCAAGTAGCGTTGTCGGTGCTAAAATAGCAACTTGATAACCATTCATCGCTGCCATAAAAGCGGCGCGAATAGCTACTTCTGTTTTCCCAAAGCCTACATCGCCACAGACGATTCGATCCATTTTTCCTTGTTCAAGGTCAAAAAGGACGCTATCGATCGCTTTTTGTTGATCCGGAGTCGTGTTATAAGGGAAACTTGCGGCAAATTGTTCATATTCATCAGGAATACGCATCTGTTTGCCATCTTGGGCTTCTCGCCTAGAATAAATGTCTAATAGCTCAGCTGCCGTATCATTTGCTTTCTCCGCTGCTTTTCGGCGGGCTTTATCCCATTGATCGGAGCCTAGTTTATGTAATGGGGCGGATTTTTTTTCACTACCAGAATACTTGGATAAGAGATCAAGAGAGGTTACAGGGACATATAGTTTTGCATTATCTTTATATTGAATGACGACAAGTTCAGTATCATCAATAATATCCATGCCGGCATAACGGCCGATACCATGATTAATATGAATAATAGGATCTCCAATCTCTAAGGTATCGAGATTTGTGAGCATCGCTTCAATATCTGCAACCTTACTTTTAGCTCGGTACTCTCGAGGTTTAACGCCTAAAAATTCAGCCTCTGTAATTAATCTAAAGAGAGGATCTTGGTTTGAAAATCCTTGGGTTAATGCACCAGTAACGAGCAGTAATGACTTAGGGTTTTGAAAAGCTTCTTCAATAGAGTCGTAAACTTGAGGAGTGATCTCTTCATTTGCAAGGCGATTGAGGATATTCTCTCGTCTTCCTGAGGTTTCTGCACATAAAATATAGGGGATTTTACCGTGATCGGCTTGTGTTTTTAAATCTTGTAGATTAATAGATGGTTGAAATTGTGTAAGGAAATTAACCGATACGATCGGATATTGTTGAATCTGATTTTCTAAGCCTTGGGGCGTGAGATAGAGTCTTGCTGGTGGCAGTATTGGCTTTTCACTATCATGACGATAACGTTCAAAGCGCGTCTCAATGAGCTCATGAAAGCGTAATCCCTCATCTTCAAGCTCTGGGTAGAGTAAAATTGTTGTCTCTTTAGGGAGGTAATCAAAAAATGTAGCAGTCTCTTCAAAGAAAAGAGGCAAATAGCTCTCAATACCAGAAGGTAAATTACCTTTGATTGTTTCTTGATAAATATATGATTTTTTAAGAAGCGCTTCATTATCAGTAAAGCTTGTTTGATATTTTTGTTTAAAGGTTTGCAGGCCTTTATCACTCATATTCAATTCACGAGTGGGTAGAAGTGATAGCGTTTGAAAGGTCTTGAGCGTATCACCTGTTTCAGGATCGAAGGTGCGAATCGTATCAATTTCATTATCAAAAAAATCAATTCGAAGAGGCGCTGTTTCTCCCATGGGGAAAAGATCAAATAGGGAGCCTCTTGCAGAAAATTCCCCTGGCGAAAGCACATTGTTAACTGCAAGATAGCCAGCATTTTCAAGGTTACTACGAAAAAGCTCTCGATCGATAACTTGCTCTTTCTTAAAGATAAGAACATTAGCATCAAAAAAGCTTCGTGGGGGGAGTCGTTGTAAAAGTGTTGGAATCGTTACAATGACGATCGATTTTTCACCTTCCTTTAAATGATAGAGGGTTGATAACCTTTGGGAGATGATATCAATTTGTGGCGAAAATGGATCATAAGGAAGTGTTTCTGTATCAGGGAAAATAGTTGCCTTGCCCCCAAAAAAAGCACAGTTTTCAGCAAGACTTTCTGCTTTGCGCATGTTGTTCACAATCACAATTAAGGTGCGATCACAGTTTTTAGCAGAATTGACAAGATGAAGTGCAAAATTTGCAGCATTCTCAAGATCCCATGAAACAGTACGTTTTTGTACAGGGATTGGGAGGGTTTTGAGGGCAATTTTTTTCATGATTTAAGGCTTTTTCTTTTTCTCTTGTTTCGGAAGTTGAATAATTTCAGTACCTGAAAGACGATCATGCCAAGATAGGCGCGTCGGGGAGACAAAAACCCACCAATAACCTAATCCTAGCGGAATCCAGCTAATAATAGCAAAGCCTAATCTAATAAGTGCAATAGTGCCAGTAATTGGGGTGCCATCTAGTCTTTGAATACGAAGACGCCAAGCTCGCATTCCTGTTGTGTGGGCGTCTCTCATCCAAAAGAAGAGGAAATAGGCAATAGGTGTTAAAACAATAAATACTCGCATCACTTGACGCAGAACGACATCTTCAGCTGTGATCTCTTCTCCGCCATTAATAATAAAAAAGAAAACTCCAACTAAAAGAATTAAGGCCGTAATACAGAGGATATCGTATAACAGCGCGCCCATACGGCGATGCAAGAGGGCTCGAGGATAACTACTATTCATATCTTATTTTTTTGCCTAGCTAAAGTTGTGAAATTGTCTGGTATTTTAGCATGTGAAATTGAGTTCAGGAATTCATCAGGCGGATAACATATATTTCTAAACAATAGAGGCGTATAGATTATAGAAAACCGCCCATAAATGGCGGTTTTAATGATATGAGAAATATTTGAAAAATGTGTATTAGAAATCGATCACAAAAGCTTGATCATCTCTTTCTAATACAAAGAAGTAAGGCTCATCAGACCCTTTAAAATCCATAACACCTAAGATTCTGTTGTCATCAATTTTCCGAAAGATATCATTAATCGGAAAATTATCATAAATCATTGTTGCACTACTAACGCCGCGATGCTCAAGCATTCTAATTCGCGCGTGAGAGGTTTTAGAACGAGCTTTTGTTAAGATTTTTTGAATCTCTTCATGTGATGATTGTGCGGAAGTTTTTCCAACAATGAGTAAGGGATCGCCAGCAAATAGCCCTTTTTTATCTTCGGTGTAATAAACCAATGGATAGACATTTTCAAAATCTTTAAATACTTTGCCATACCAGCCACTATTTTCTAAGTTTCCACCAGTAGGGTGATTGGTATCGATTTCAAACCCCCGCCAGCGCCCTAGTAGGAAATCTAAAGGAACCGCAGCTAATTGATCAAATGCGGCTAAAGCTTCTTCCGTTGTTGCTTGTCGATCGGTTAATATTTGTGTGATAGTTTTCATCATCTTTCTCCATTTAAATGATTAAGGAATTAAAACTGCCTTGATAACTTCTCCTTGGTGAGTCTCTGTGATTGCCAGATTAATATCTGCTAAAGGATATTCTTTAATAAATTGATCAAAAGGAAATTTTCCTTCTTCCCAAAGTTTAATAAGCTGTGGAATGAACTCATAAGGATTGCTATCCCCTTCAATGATGCCTCTTACTGTTTTACCATTTAAGATCTGATTAATATTGAGGGAGACTTCAGCTTTAGGATCAGCCGCACCAATAACGCCGCAGGTGCCAAGAAATGCTAAAACATCAACCGCTTGACGTAATACCGCAGGAATTCCCGTGCATTCAAGCGTGTAGTTGACACCTTTATCATCAGAGAGTGCTTTAATTTTTTTAACAACATCCTCAGAGCCATTAATGGTATGTGTTGCCCCAAGTTTTTTAGCGAGTGAAAGGCGCTCTTCTTTCATATCTACCATAATAATGGGGGAGCACTGCGCTATAATCGCAGCAAGTAGTGCCGATAAACCTACAGCGCCAGCACCAAAGATGACAATGGAGCTTCCTTTTTTGGGTTTTAAGGTATTAAAAATTGCGCCAGCCCCTGTTTGAATACCACATCCAAGAGGTCCTAACAGTTTGAGTGGAGCATTTTTGGAGATCTTAACGACAGAGCGGTAATCCGCAATTGCATAAGTTGCAAATGATGATTGCCCAAAGAAACCACCAAAGATAGGGTGGTGATGTTCATCTTGGTAGACCTCTTTTTCGGTAAAGGAGGCCTTAAAGAACTGCTCGCAGTAAGCGGGCTGTTGATTTAAACAGTTGGGGCATTTCCCACATGAGGCAAAGGTTAACACTACATGAT
The nucleotide sequence above comes from Ignatzschineria rhizosphaerae. Encoded proteins:
- a CDS encoding DUF4334 domain-containing protein; translated protein: MMKTITQILTDRQATTEEALAAFDQLAAVPLDFLLGRWRGFEIDTNHPTGGNLENSGWYGKVFKDFENVYPLVYYTEDKKGLFAGDPLLIVGKTSAQSSHEEIQKILTKARSKTSHARIRMLEHRGVSSATMIYDNFPINDIFRKIDDNRILGVMDFKGSDEPYFFVLERDDQAFVIDF
- the glmU gene encoding bifunctional UDP-N-acetylglucosamine diphosphorylase/glucosamine-1-phosphate N-acetyltransferase GlmU, giving the protein MKKLSIVVLAAGLGSRMKSALPKPLHKIGGKPMLEHVLESARQLNPDRLIVVYGHRGEELQAAFAHHEDITWAKQETFEGTGDAMKYALPYTIEDSTVLVLYGDTPLINAETLEELVNNAERTRLNWLISTFDNPTGYGRIIRDHNNHMIAIIEEKDANEAQKQIKEINTGIFAVCQKFLTEALPQIDNNNQQEEYYLTDIAKLAANNEITIHTFNEAPELIQGVNDRVQLATLERYYQKEMAKKLMLNGVTIDDPESLTIRGKIQNDLDCHIEPNVILEGNIVLGKNVTIRTGSVLRDVVIADNTTIHPYSVIEMASIGKNADIGPFARIRENTKLGDNTRIGNFVETKNTTLGNGSKAGHLTYLGDATIGEGSNIGAGTITCNYDGANKYPTIIGDHAFIGSNSSLVAPLKVGNHAATAAGSIVPKDVKDHELVRNKLEVIHVENWEQPHKEK
- a CDS encoding NAD(P)-dependent alcohol dehydrogenase, with product MKVQAAVVRENLKEFSIENLTIRAPQKNEVLVKIVGVGLCHTDLLTKSSPDIFPSPAVLGHEGAGIVEAIGDDITDLNVGDHVVLTFASCGKCPNCLNQQPAYCEQFFKASFTEKEVYQDEHHHPIFGGFFGQSSFATYAIADYRSVVKISKNAPLKLLGPLGCGIQTGAGAIFNTLKPKKGSSIVIFGAGAVGLSALLAAIIAQCSPIIMVDMKEERLSLAKKLGATHTINGSEDVVKKIKALSDDKGVNYTLECTGIPAVLRQAVDVLAFLGTCGVIGAADPKAEVSLNINQILNGKTVRGIIEGDSNPYEFIPQLIKLWEEGKFPFDQFIKEYPLADINLAITETHQGEVIKAVLIP
- a CDS encoding RDD family protein; translated protein: MNSSYPRALLHRRMGALLYDILCITALILLVGVFFFIINGGEEITAEDVVLRQVMRVFIVLTPIAYFLFFWMRDAHTTGMRAWRLRIQRLDGTPITGTIALIRLGFAIISWIPLGLGYWWVFVSPTRLSWHDRLSGTEIIQLPKQEKKKKP
- the mfd gene encoding transcription-repair coupling factor, with translation MKKIALKTLPIPVQKRTVSWDLENAANFALHLVNSAKNCDRTLIVIVNNMRKAESLAENCAFFGGKATIFPDTETLPYDPFSPQIDIISQRLSTLYHLKEGEKSIVIVTIPTLLQRLPPRSFFDANVLIFKKEQVIDRELFRSNLENAGYLAVNNVLSPGEFSARGSLFDLFPMGETAPLRIDFFDNEIDTIRTFDPETGDTLKTFQTLSLLPTRELNMSDKGLQTFKQKYQTSFTDNEALLKKSYIYQETIKGNLPSGIESYLPLFFEETATFFDYLPKETTILLYPELEDEGLRFHELIETRFERYRHDSEKPILPPARLYLTPQGLENQIQQYPIVSVNFLTQFQPSINLQDLKTQADHGKIPYILCAETSGRRENILNRLANEEITPQVYDSIEEAFQNPKSLLLVTGALTQGFSNQDPLFRLITEAEFLGVKPREYRAKSKVADIEAMLTNLDTLEIGDPIIHINHGIGRYAGMDIIDDTELVVIQYKDNAKLYVPVTSLDLLSKYSGSEKKSAPLHKLGSDQWDKARRKAAEKANDTAAELLDIYSRREAQDGKQMRIPDEYEQFAASFPYNTTPDQQKAIDSVLFDLEQGKMDRIVCGDVGFGKTEVAIRAAFMAAMNGYQVAILAPTTLLAEQHATAFEDRFADWPLKIAALSRFRKTKETKEILASLEKGNIDIVIGTHRLLSEDTIFKNLGLVIIDEEHRFGVKQKERLRELRAEVNFMAMTATPIPRTLNMGLTGLKALSIIATPPENRIAVKTFVNEWSDELIIEACTREFKRGGQVYFLHNEVKSITAVEDRLLELMPDISIGVAHGQMNETELEKVMLDFYHHRINILLCTTIIESGIDVPNANTVIINKADHLGLAQLHQIRGRVGRSHHRAFCYLIVPEYAAMTTDAKKRIEAIATTDTLGAGFMLANHDLEIRGAGELLGDAQSGEINAIGFSLYMELLSEAAEMIKRGGKLDIADPFNKGLEISIGVPALIQEDFIFDVSARLSFYKRIASSKTQDELDQIQIEMIDRFGLLPDSTKRLFKLAELKLKAKPLNLKKIEANQNGVRIIFGEHPRINPQKLISLIQDRPHFYQLQGQDALRYVLPLENPETRINAISKLIDNIS